The DNA segment ATATGATTATGTATTGATTGATTGCGCACCAGCTTTAGGAATGCTAACGGTTAACGCATTAGTCGCAGCCGATACCGTAATGATTCCTTTAGAAGCGGAATATTTTGCCTACAGAGGAATTGACCGTTTGATCTCTATCATTTCTGACGTCCGGACACATTACAATGAAAACCTGACCATTGGCGGAGTATTCATTACTAAGATCAACCCAAGACGTGTCATCACAGAACAAATCACGGAAAGCATCAAGAAATACTTCAGCGACAAACTATTCGAAACTTCGATCAGGGTTAACGTTGCACTGGTAGAAGCGCAGCTCAAAGGAGTAGATGTATTTGAATACGCTCCCATATCAAATGCAGCAGTCGATTACGCAAATCTGACTGATGAAATTGTAGAAAAAATATAAAGATTATGGCAAAAAAGAACTTAGGTGATATAGAGGATAACAACAAGAACTTAGGAGGTGTATCTGCCTTATTCAATTCTCCCTCAAAAGAGATCCCTGCTACCAAAGCCGGCAGACCGGAACCACTCGCTGAAGAGGAAACCGTTACTTACCCATTGAGACTTAAAAAGAGCTCCTTAAAAGCTTTAAAAATACTCGCGGCACAGCGGGGCGTTACGGTGAAAGAATTGATTCTTTCTGTAGTAGACAAAGCCTACGAACTGTAAATCCAGCAAAGAAAAGCGCTGATGTGTAGATATATTGATTTCTATACATCAGCGCTTTTAATAAAAAAGGCCCCGAGAACTGTGGTTTCCGAGGCTTTAGTATTGAGAGAGCATTAGGGATCGATTTTGTTATCAGAATCGTCTGGGGGGATATATAGATTGACTCTAATTTCTTGTTATGGCAATGGAGGAATATTCCTTACTAACATTGTATACTTATATATTTAAATAATTGAACTTTGCATCTTTTAATTAACACAACAAATGTAAAGAAGAAAGGGCCGAATAAATATTTCAGCCTATTTCAACGATTGGATGAAAGCAAAAAAAAATTCACAAACACCTATAAATCCTACAATAAACCCCCAAAAAAGTAATTTCCGGGGGTTCAATATATTCCAGTAAAGAATAAAAAAAATAGCTTATGGACAGGTTAAAGGATAAGCCGGACCTGTACCATTATACCTCGATAAAGCACGTGCATCGGAATAACTTTCAGGATTTGGTTTCGTTGGAAATTGAAGGAAAATATCATTCACTTCAAGCTTTTCCCATGCTCCACGCTCCGCATTCCAAATGGAATTTCCTTCTACCACCTCATCAAAACGGATGTTAAACGCCCATGGATTTTTGAACGAAACAAATTCATCTCTAATTACAGAGTTTTCCGTTCCTACAGGAGAAATCGTCCTGTTTTTTTCAGTAAGGAATTCCAGATATCCTGGATTAATCCAGCAGAACGAAATCATGCCCATCACGATCGCACCAAATCCAAGAAAGGATTCATCACCACCGGCACCCAGATCATCCTCAATATTATTCTCCATCGCGGCATTGTAATCTGCCTTATTCAGGCTGAAAGTTTTGTAGTTTGTCGCCATGATCTCTTCCACATTCGCATGGGAACAAGGAATAGCACCTCCCGTATCGGTCACTTCATAGCCATTGCCAAATAAAGAAGTAAAAAGGGAGTAATAAGCAGCCAATGCTGCTGGTCTTTCTTCCGGAGCAGGCGCAGCAGGAATTTTGATCACAAAAAGATCCGAACCACCTAACCAGCCATTGTTAGAATTGGGATCGTAAGGAGAATATACGGATATTGGCGTTGGCGGCTGGCCTTCATGTTTCTCCACATTTTCAATGATAAACACATTCGCTCTCCAGTTGAGCTTCTGCTCTTTTGGGAGAAACCCTTTAAACACTTCATTTTCAAGGATGTTTGTCCATTTAACATTAGGTACACTGATGAATTCTTTCAAAAATTCATCATCTTTCCAGCCACGGGCGATACTTTGTAAGTAGGCTGTACGAAAAGCCATTAATTCGGAGGTTAAATTCATTGTTTGGTTTTTTTATGTTAAAGAAATAATTCTTGCTTATTTAATTCTGATTCTGACAACTTCGCCGCCTGCCAGGAGAGCTGTACCGGAAGATCAAACAAACGGCTGTTCCCCAATTCCGGCCAGATGAAAATTAAGCCGGGAATAATGACTTTGACGGTATTTAAAAGTGCAGCTGACCTTGTCGTGTTGACCACAAAAAGATCAAATCCTAATCTTGCTGTTTGCGCCATACAGTATTCCACATCTTCCTTAATGTCTGTGCGGACTACAACAGGGTAATCCTCAAAGACTTTCTGACGAATGTTTGTGGCCGGATACAAAAAGGACTCGTTTGCTATCTGACTAAACTTAAAAGCGGTCTTGTGCTGTTTATTAATCACAACGATCTGATACAACTCTGTTAATGCCCTCGTACAAGCAATCCCAATCTCCGGATGAGCACCAAAGCCCAGGCGGAATTCATGGCTCATTTTATTCTTTCCAACAGCAACAACAACAGGAATTCCAAAATCATGGGTCAGATCGAGGATCCAATAATCCCAATGTTCATCCAGGGCATTTTTGATTTTACCCAGCGCATCCACATTCAACTCCTCTAAACAAACAGCTGGTCTGGAGACGCGGTTATACCACCATATCGCTACTGCATCCCTTTCTATCAACTCTAAAAAACCCTGCAGGACAGCCTCTTCAAGTGTATTTCCCGCTGCACATCCATTAGAATCAAAACGCATATACACCTCATCGGGATAAGGTGTATTGCTATAACAAAACGTAAATGGGAACCAGGCTTTTTCCTGATTCAATAAAGAATATGCAGGTGTCCAGTGTAATTCCGCATCGTCTGGCATCTCCTTTACCGCTTGCCGCCCGCTCAAATCTTGAGCAAACCGCAGCAGCTGATCCGGACTATAACGCTTTAATGCCCCCGGAAAAAACACTTTTGCATCCAACTGATCCCCCCTACCGTACACGCATTCTTCCGTACCATCATACATGGCATTATACCTTTCTATCGCTTCCGATAAGGCACTTATTTTTGACTGTTCTTTTGAAATCCCTTTTCCTAAGGAATACTGAATAAAATCATCACTTTTCAGTAAACCTTTCTTTTGAGGCACTTTAAAGAAAACCGTAGCGTAAACACTTAATGCATCCTCATCACCCGTCAGACAATTAACCGGATGTACAATTCCTGTGACCGAACTGATAACAGATTCCAGATTTTTAATGGACTGTGCAGGACTAACCGTGCGATAGCCACCATCATTCGTCTTTGTTTTAAGCCCAGAGCTGAATATAAGGGCTGACTGCTGCTTTTCCTGTGGCTCATTACATTGCCTGCAACGATGTTGAGGACTGACCGGATGCACTGCAATTTCGCCAGTCAAAGCATCTATCGTTGTCAGCCTGGACAGATTTCCCTCCATGATCCCCTTTAATGTATCCACAAGAAGATTCCGGTGAAGAAGGAAATGATCAACAGA comes from the Pedobacter sp. FW305-3-2-15-E-R2A2 genome and includes:
- a CDS encoding ParA family protein, coding for MKIIAIINHKGGTGKTTSTLNIGAGLARIKKKTLLVDIDPQSNLTEGLGFRDVKVSIYDSIKDDVALPIASVSEYLDIIPSSLDLLGAEIELVSRLGRETILKRLLKSVEGKYDYVLIDCAPALGMLTVNALVAADTVMIPLEAEYFAYRGIDRLISIISDVRTHYNENLTIGGVFITKINPRRVITEQITESIKKYFSDKLFETSIRVNVALVEAQLKGVDVFEYAPISNAAVDYANLTDEIVEKI